The region AGCCTCGCGACCTCCCGCTCGCGCTCGTCGTCGTGGATCGGGCGCACGGTGACGGAGGTGCGGCCGCCCCGCGCGGACTTGCGGACCTCGAAGTGCCGGGATCCGTACGCCGCGATGAGCGGGAGATGCGTGATGCAGAGGACCTGCCGCTTCGCCCCGAGCGTGCGCAAGAGCTTCCCGACCTCCTCTCCCACGGCGCCTCCGATCCCCTGGTCGACCTCGTCGAAGACGAGGACCGCGACCTGGTCCCGCTCCGCCATGAGCGATTTGATCGCGAGCATGATCCTCGAAAGCTCTCCGCCGGAGGCGATGCGGCGGAGCGGGCGTTCGTTCTCGCCCGGGTTCGGCTGGAACGCGAATTCTAGGGTCGGGATCGCGGCAGGGTCAACGGCGGCCCGGGCGCGCTCCGACTCCGCGGCGCGAAGGCGCAGCGAGGACGCGCCGAGATGGAGCCGCGAGAGCCTCGATCCGACCTCGCGCTCGAACGCGGCAAAGCGGTCGGTGCGGTGCTCCAGGAACGCGTCGAGCCGCCGCTCGTAGGCCTGGAGCCGGTCCTCGTGCTCCCGTTCGGCGCGGCCGAGGTCCGACCCCGACGGGTCGAGGCCGCGGACCCGCTCCGCAAGCGATTCGCGCAGAGCGACGAGGCCCGGGAAATCGGTCCGGTGCTTGCGCTTCAAACGCGACAGGCGCGCGAGTCGCTCCTCCAGCGCTTCCAGGTCGAGCGGTTCCTCGAGGAGTCGTGCTTCCTCGATCTCGAGGCGATCCTCGAGCGCGCGAAGCGACTCCTGGCAGCGCTCCATCTCCTCGAGGAGCGTTCCCGCGGAAGGGTCCAGGGCGGCCGCCGCCTTGAGCGAGCGACCGGCGCGGCGCAGGAGCTCGAGGGCGCCGCGCTCCTCCGACGCGATGCCCTCGCGCGCCTCGCCGTACCCGCGCAGGAGCCGGTCGCGATGCTGGAGTCGCTCGCGCTCGCGCTTCAGTCCCTCCTCGTCCCCATCCTCGAGGCGCGCGCCGCGGAGCTCCTCCAGGTCCTCGCGAAGAGCGTTCTCCTCCGCGCGATCCCGCTCCCACTGCTCGCGGCGTTCGCGAAGGGCGCGCCGTTCCGCGAGGAGCTCCGTGCGCGAGGCCTCGAGCGCCTGCCGCTCGGTCAAGAGGCCGGCCCACGAATCGAAGAAATCCGCTTGGTGCTCCGGGCGTAGGAGGAGCTGGTGTTCGTGCTGTCCGTGCAGGTCGACGAGGATCTCTCCGATCGCGCGAAGCTGTGCGAGGAGCACCGCGCGGCCATTCACGAGCGCGCGCCCCTTCCCGTCGGCCTGGATCTCGCGGCGGAGGACGACGCGCCCGTCCTCGGGCTCCACGTCCCGCTCCCGGAGCGCCTCGATCAGGTCGGGTCGCGCGCTCAGATCCAGCACGGCCTCGACCCATCCGCGGCGCTCGCCCGTCCGGAGCCACGTGCCGTCGGCGCGCTCGCCGAGGAGGAGCCCGATCGAGCCGAGGACGAGCGACTTCCCCGCCCCGGTCTCGCCGGTCAGGACGTTGAGACCCGGATCGAGCTCCAGCTCCACCGACTCGACGAGCGCGAGTCCCTGGATGGAGAGCCAGGCGAGCACGGCTACTTCCGCGCGGCGCGGACCCGCGTCGCGCGCGTCCCGGATCGCGACCTGCCCCGCGCGCGCCCTTCGGCGCGGCGCGCCAGGTCGCCCGGAAGCCGCGGCAGCGTTCCCGCGCGGCCGTGCGGCAGCTCCGCCCACGCGAGCTTGGCGCGCAGCACCTCGTAGAACATGCCCGGCTCGAGGAGCACGACCTGCACGTGCGATTCGGAGCGGCGGAACGTGACGACGTCGTCGAACGCGAGCGGGCGCGACACCTGGCCGTCCACCGTCACCGCGGCCGGCGCGTGTCCCGGACGGACGCTCGCGGTCACGGTCTCGCCCGCGCCGATCACGAGGGGACGGAAGGCGAACGTGTGCGGGCTGATCGGGGTCGCGAGGAGCGCGTCCACGAGAGGGCTCACGATGGGACCGCCGGCGGAGAGCGAGTACGCGGTCGAGCCCGTGGGAGTGGCGACGATGAGTCCGTCCGCGACGAGCGTGCCCGCCAGGGTCCTCCCGATGCGCACGTCCATCGCCACGACGCGCGAGCGGTCCCGCGCGTGAATGACGGCGTCGTTC is a window of Candidatus Eisenbacteria bacterium DNA encoding:
- the recN gene encoding DNA repair protein RecN, whose amino-acid sequence is MLAWLSIQGLALVESVELELDPGLNVLTGETGAGKSLVLGSIGLLLGERADGTWLRTGERRGWVEAVLDLSARPDLIEALRERDVEPEDGRVVLRREIQADGKGRALVNGRAVLLAQLRAIGEILVDLHGQHEHQLLLRPEHQADFFDSWAGLLTERQALEASRTELLAERRALRERREQWERDRAEENALREDLEELRGARLEDGDEEGLKRERERLQHRDRLLRGYGEAREGIASEERGALELLRRAGRSLKAAAALDPSAGTLLEEMERCQESLRALEDRLEIEEARLLEEPLDLEALEERLARLSRLKRKHRTDFPGLVALRESLAERVRGLDPSGSDLGRAEREHEDRLQAYERRLDAFLEHRTDRFAAFEREVGSRLSRLHLGASSLRLRAAESERARAAVDPAAIPTLEFAFQPNPGENERPLRRIASGGELSRIMLAIKSLMAERDQVAVLVFDEVDQGIGGAVGEEVGKLLRTLGAKRQVLCITHLPLIAAYGSRHFEVRKSARGGRTSVTVRPIHDDEREREVARLLAGDRASETTRRQARELLEAAHAEPAEAVASRRGSGRSQGRRAAARGA
- a CDS encoding NAD(+)/NADH kinase; translation: MTLPPRHVGIFGNRDKPDVRALLPRLVRWIRSEGHRATVARGLGRGTAGPPLSTLAGNVDLLLVLGGDGTMLHAARAAARTGVPVFGVNLGGLGFLTETGAESLQPALRRVFEGDFTVESRLMVEATVRSRSGRTWTAAGLNDAVIHARDRSRVVAMDVRIGRTLAGTLVADGLIVATPTGSTAYSLSAGGPIVSPLVDALLATPISPHTFAFRPLVIGAGETVTASVRPGHAPAAVTVDGQVSRPLAFDDVVTFRRSESHVQVVLLEPGMFYEVLRAKLAWAELPHGRAGTLPRLPGDLARRAEGRARGRSRSGTRATRVRAARK